Below is a genomic region from Acidobacteriota bacterium.
GTGGTCGATCCCCTCGTGGGCGGCCCGGATCAGCTCGGGGTGGGAGGAGAGCCCGAGATAGTTGTTGGCGCAGAAGTTGAGGCACTTCTTCCCCTTGACCACGATCTCGACGCCCTGGGCGCTCTCGATGATCCGCTCGTGCTTGTAAAGCTTTTGCTCTTCGAGCTTACGGAGTTCATCGGTCAGGAAGTCTTTGAGCTTTCCATACATATGCCTACTCCTTGAAAAAGTGAATTGTCTCCGGGGGACCTGGGACCTGGGTTCTGGGACCTGGTCTTGAAACTACTAAATTGTCTGTTTCGAGCTCACTCATACTGCACCGGTTCATGCACTCGATAGGGCTCGATGGATTTATACAAGTTACGCAACATCTTTCCGACACGAGCCAATTGTTCCATCACTGAGGATAAATCCTGTGCGGAGAGGTAATCCAATCGTTGACTGATGATCAATTGCGTTTCCAGCTCCGCAATTGATCCCAAGGCAATGGACAGAAAACGGAGATATTCACCCGTTCCAATGCGAGCATGACCCTCGGCGATGTTGGAAGGGATGGAGACGGCGGCGCGCCGCATCTGGGAAGTCAATCCATATTGTTCTGATCGAGGGAAAGATTTTGTCAGTAAATAGATTTTCTTAGTAATATCAAGACTGTCCTGCCAAACCCTCAGATCTCGGTAACTTTTAAGTGATGATTCTTGTCCCGGCATTTTTTTGATGACGCCTTTCCGCTCAACGATCACCGCAAGCCAGCTCCAGCAGTGAATCCATCATATTCTTGATCCGAAAAACCAGGACCCAGAACCCAGGTCCCAGGTCCCGGTTTTGAAATTCATCCCCCAGCCAAGTTACATTCTCTTCCGGGCGGCGGCGAATTCGGCGGCGTCGGGGAACAGGACCACCTTGGCCGACTGGCGCGGGCGGCTCAGCATGGCGTCGAAGCCCTTCACGTAGTCCTCGAGGCTGAACATGTGGGTG
It encodes:
- a CDS encoding four helix bundle protein, with the protein product MPGQESSLKSYRDLRVWQDSLDITKKIYLLTKSFPRSEQYGLTSQMRRAAVSIPSNIAEGHARIGTGEYLRFLSIALGSIAELETQLIISQRLDYLSAQDLSSVMEQLARVGKMLRNLYKSIEPYRVHEPVQYE